The DNA window AACAAGCTGTTCTTCCCGCAGCTCTCGCCGGTGGCGGGCGTGCTCGCGGCCTTCGCCACCTTCGCGGTGGGATTCTTCACCCGGCCCTTGGGCGGCCTCGTCATCTCCCATTTCGGCGACAAGGTCGGGCGCAAGCCGGCGCTCATCTTCACGGTCGCCCTCATGGGGCTTTCGACCGTGGCGATCGGGCTCCTGCCGGACTTCAGCCAGATCGGCATCGCGGCGCCGATCCTCTTGATGCTGCTGCGCCTGGTGCAGGGCTTCGGCGCCGGCGCCGAATATGCCGGTGCGGTGACGCTCGTCTCCGAATACGTGCCGCCGGAGCGGCGCGGCTACTACACGGCCTATCTGCAGTCGGCCACGATCATCGGCATCCTGCTCGCGACCTTCGCCTTCCTCGCGGTCTCGTACGAGTCCGAGGCGACGCTGCTCGGCTGGGGCTGGCGCGTGCCGTTCCTGGTCTCGGCCCTGCTGTTCTTCGTGGCGCTCTATATCCGCAACCGGCTCGACGAGACACCGGAATATGTCGCTGCCGTCGAGCATGCGCAGGCCCGGCGCCGGGCGGCGCGCGTGCCGGTGCGCGAGTTGCTGGCGAACAGCCCCAAGGAGGTGTTCCTGGGCTTCCTCTCCGTCACCGGCCACAATGCCAACGCCTATCTGCTGAACGCCTTCGCGCTCAGCTACATGACCAACACGCTCAAGATGCCGCGCACGGACGCGCTGATGGCGGTCATCGCCGCGACGGCGGTCGGCATCGTCGCGACGCCGGTCCTGGGCTGGATCGCCGACCGGGTCGGCCACGCCAAGGTCTATGGCTTCGGCGCGCTCTTCATGGTGCTGTTCGCCTTCCCGCTGTTCGCTCTGCTCGACAGCAAGGATGCGGTGCTCGCGACCGTCGGCATGGGCTTGGCATATGCCTTCGGTTTCGGCGGCATGGCCGGCGCGCAAGGGGCGTTCCTCGCGAACCTGTTCCCGACGCGCTACCGCTTCTCCGGCATCGCCTTCGCGCGCGAGCTCAACAGCCTCATCATCGCCGGGCCGACGCCGTTCATCGCCTCGGCCCTGGTGGCGCTCTCAGACGGCCGGCCCCGGCTGGTGATCCTCTATCTCATCGTCTGCTGCGCGCTGACCGTCGTCGCGGTCTGGGCGGCGCGGCATCGTGCGGTCAATACCGGCAACGGGTGAGCGGAGGTTCAGCGCCGCAGGACGAGGATGTTGCCCGCGAGGACGGCAGCAGCGCCCAGGACGATCCGTCCGTCGAGCTGCAGGTTCTCGAACAGGGTGGAGAGTACCAATGCCACGACCGGTACGGTCGCGAGCGTATAGGCGGCCCGGCCGGGGCCGAGCCGGCGCACCAGCTCGAAATAGAG is part of the Aliidongia dinghuensis genome and encodes:
- a CDS encoding MFS transporter, with product MDATQSAAIDRIEGPAADMAGIRKAVTAATIGTVIEWYDYALYGAASGLVVNKLFFPQLSPVAGVLAAFATFAVGFFTRPLGGLVISHFGDKVGRKPALIFTVALMGLSTVAIGLLPDFSQIGIAAPILLMLLRLVQGFGAGAEYAGAVTLVSEYVPPERRGYYTAYLQSATIIGILLATFAFLAVSYESEATLLGWGWRVPFLVSALLFFVALYIRNRLDETPEYVAAVEHAQARRRAARVPVRELLANSPKEVFLGFLSVTGHNANAYLLNAFALSYMTNTLKMPRTDALMAVIAATAVGIVATPVLGWIADRVGHAKVYGFGALFMVLFAFPLFALLDSKDAVLATVGMGLAYAFGFGGMAGAQGAFLANLFPTRYRFSGIAFARELNSLIIAGPTPFIASALVALSDGRPRLVILYLIVCCALTVVAVWAARHRAVNTGNG